In Novosphingobium aureum, a single window of DNA contains:
- a CDS encoding AAA family ATPase: MAASLDIEGVQDEVSVQALAQRTSSVLERLRDAARSARADDRREPTFQIGKAAELVGRTPAAIREAEKDGRLPPPPRTENNRRVGYTLAQLNDMRGLFGTRPWRAPEDPCSVIAVQNFKGGVGKSTLSVHLAQYLAIRGYRVALIDCDSQASATTLFGYVPDLDLSEDDTLYPFLRHDGMDSLDYALRKTHFDGLELIPANLRLFQSEYEIAARMARGQGSLIDRMAQGIASISDRFDVIVLDPPPALGAISLSVLRAANALVVPVPPTVMDFSSTAAFLAMLDETIETLAERDMAPSLQFLRFVASKVDENKSMQKELINLMRSLFGHAIVRTPLKDSAEIDNATARLMTVYELDGPVTSSSVRNRCLTYLDGVNSEIEIDIRSMWPSHLTRLRKEGVV, encoded by the coding sequence TTGGCCGCATCACTCGATATTGAAGGCGTGCAGGACGAGGTATCGGTCCAGGCGCTGGCTCAACGCACCAGCTCTGTTCTTGAGCGCCTTCGCGATGCGGCGCGTTCGGCCCGGGCCGATGACCGTCGCGAGCCCACCTTTCAGATTGGCAAGGCAGCGGAACTGGTGGGCCGTACGCCTGCAGCTATCCGGGAAGCCGAGAAGGACGGACGTCTTCCGCCTCCACCGCGTACCGAAAACAACCGGCGTGTAGGGTACACGCTCGCACAGCTCAACGACATGCGTGGCTTGTTCGGGACACGTCCTTGGCGCGCGCCCGAAGATCCCTGCAGCGTCATCGCGGTTCAGAATTTCAAGGGCGGTGTGGGCAAGTCGACGTTGTCTGTGCACCTCGCGCAGTACCTGGCCATTCGGGGCTACCGGGTTGCCTTGATTGACTGTGACAGCCAGGCCTCGGCAACGACGTTGTTCGGCTATGTGCCTGATCTGGACCTGTCCGAAGACGACACCCTCTATCCGTTCCTGCGGCATGACGGCATGGACTCGCTCGATTACGCGCTGCGCAAAACGCATTTTGACGGGCTCGAGTTGATTCCGGCAAACCTGCGCTTGTTTCAGTCCGAGTATGAGATTGCCGCGCGTATGGCGCGAGGGCAGGGCAGTCTGATCGATCGCATGGCGCAAGGCATCGCCAGCATCTCGGATCGTTTCGACGTGATCGTGCTCGATCCGCCGCCGGCATTGGGAGCCATTTCCCTGTCGGTGCTGCGCGCAGCCAATGCGTTGGTGGTGCCGGTGCCTCCTACGGTCATGGACTTTTCCTCGACGGCCGCGTTTCTTGCCATGCTCGACGAAACGATTGAAACGCTGGCGGAACGGGACATGGCGCCTTCGCTTCAGTTCCTTCGTTTCGTCGCGTCCAAGGTCGACGAGAACAAGTCGATGCAAAAGGAGCTGATTAACCTGATGCGCAGCTTGTTCGGGCACGCGATCGTGCGGACGCCGCTCAAGGATTCCGCGGAGATCGATAATGCCACGGCGCGCCTCATGACCGTTTACGAGCTCGATGGTCCGGTTACGAGTTCGTCTGTTCGCAACCGCTGCCTGACCTATCTGGACGGCGTAAACAGCGAAATCGAGATTGATATTCGCTCGATGTGGCCGAGCCATCTGACCCGTTTGCGTAAGGAAGGTGTGGTATGA
- a CDS encoding IS3 family transposase: IVEQSHLPAKHTLDKLGIPRRTFYRWYDRFLEGGPEALEDRPSAPSRVWNRITEDIRAQIVEMALEATELSPRELAVRFTDEKRYFVSEATVYRLLKAHDLITSPAYTVIKAADQFHTKTTRPNEMWQTDFTYFKIIGWGWMYLSTVLDDYSRYIIAWKLCTNMRAEDVTDTLDLALKASGCDSATVLHKPRLLSDNGPSYIAGELAEYIEAQQMSHVRGAPLHPQTQGKIERWHQTLKNRILLEHYFLPGDLEAQIEAFVEHYNHQRYHESLNNVTPADAYFGRAPAIIKRRETIKRKTIEYRRLLHRKLAA, from the coding sequence ATCGTCGAGCAGTCGCACCTGCCGGCCAAGCACACTCTGGACAAGCTGGGTATTCCTCGCCGGACGTTCTACCGCTGGTATGACCGCTTCCTTGAGGGCGGTCCTGAAGCCCTGGAGGATCGCCCCTCGGCGCCGAGCCGGGTGTGGAACCGCATCACCGAGGATATCCGCGCGCAGATCGTCGAGATGGCGCTCGAGGCGACCGAGCTTTCCCCTCGCGAACTGGCGGTGCGCTTCACCGACGAGAAGCGCTATTTCGTGTCGGAAGCCACGGTTTACCGCCTGTTGAAGGCCCATGACCTGATCACCAGTCCAGCCTATACCGTGATCAAGGCCGCTGACCAGTTCCACACGAAGACCACCCGGCCGAATGAGATGTGGCAAACCGACTTCACCTACTTCAAGATCATCGGGTGGGGCTGGATGTACCTGTCGACCGTGCTCGACGACTACTCGCGCTACATCATTGCCTGGAAACTGTGCACCAACATGCGCGCCGAGGACGTCACTGACACGCTGGACCTGGCCCTCAAGGCATCGGGCTGCGACAGCGCCACGGTCCTGCACAAGCCCCGGCTACTATCCGACAACGGCCCCAGTTACATCGCGGGCGAACTCGCCGAGTACATCGAGGCCCAGCAGATGAGTCACGTCCGTGGCGCCCCGTTGCATCCGCAAACGCAGGGCAAGATCGAGCGCTGGCACCAGACCTTGAAGAATCGCATCCTGTTGGAACATTACTTCCTGCCCGGCGACCTCGAAGCCCAGATCGAAGCGTTCGTGGAGCACTACAATCACCAGCGCTACCACGAGAGCCTGAACAACGTGACGCCCGCTGACGCCTACTTCGGCAGGGCTCCCGCTATCATCAAGCGTCGCGAAACCATCAAGCGAAAAACCATCGAATATCGCCGCTTGCTTCACCGCAAGCTCGCCGCCTAA
- the tnpB gene encoding IS66 family insertion sequence element accessory protein TnpB (TnpB, as the term is used for proteins encoded by IS66 family insertion elements, is considered an accessory protein, since TnpC, encoded by a neighboring gene, is a DDE family transposase.), with amino-acid sequence MIPAGARVWIAMGHTDMRKGMQGLALQVQQGLKRDPHGGDLFVFRGRTGSLIKIIWHDGIGMSLYSKRLEKGRFVWPSAKDGIVSLVRRRDIWHRSGRGLAESEPRLGVDVRRRACGEASGDIRWFFA; translated from the coding sequence GTGATCCCAGCGGGCGCGCGGGTGTGGATCGCCATGGGGCACACGGACATGCGCAAAGGGATGCAAGGGCTGGCCTTGCAGGTCCAGCAGGGCCTGAAGCGCGATCCGCATGGGGGCGACCTGTTCGTGTTTCGCGGACGTACAGGCTCGCTGATCAAGATCATCTGGCACGACGGCATCGGCATGTCGCTCTATTCCAAGCGGCTCGAGAAGGGACGCTTCGTGTGGCCCTCGGCGAAGGACGGGATCGTCTCGCTTGTCCGTCGTCGAGACATTTGGCACAGATCGGGGCGTGGATTAGCGGAGAGCGAGCCTCGTCTGGGGGTTGATGTTAGGCGGCGAGCTTGCGGTGAAGCAAGCGGCGATATTCGATGGTTTTTCGCTTGA
- a CDS encoding nucleotidyltransferase domain-containing protein, which produces MTLSQAAADVFAATSSRSETDLAKMRIVAQEVIGDNQQLIVGVNGSYARREATSGSDIDLFVLYRKDAIADAINAQKTLRTRLQEAGFKMPADGGVFEAPLSVSFLSQTIGGMEDKNEFITRRMLLLLEGEWLYNESGFNDARVRLLTQYVAPNIRADQICMFLLNDIIRYWRTICVDFEYKVQSDNKPREIRLIKLRFSRMLLFFAGVMAVGATRGLERDAKIAKLSELLALPAYERLTMLAGDKASPALELYAGFLHALDDPKVREALSQPQSAEAESEEYQRLRAQAQQFRGSLLTLLKKHFGTDSPTVTALML; this is translated from the coding sequence ATGACTCTGAGCCAAGCTGCAGCAGACGTGTTCGCTGCTACCTCGAGCCGATCCGAAACTGACCTCGCCAAAATGCGGATTGTCGCCCAAGAGGTCATCGGCGACAATCAGCAACTGATTGTTGGCGTTAACGGTAGCTATGCAAGGCGAGAAGCAACCAGCGGTTCCGACATTGATCTCTTCGTGCTCTACCGGAAAGATGCGATTGCCGATGCGATTAACGCGCAGAAGACCTTGCGCACACGTCTCCAAGAGGCCGGGTTCAAGATGCCTGCTGACGGGGGCGTATTCGAAGCGCCTCTGAGCGTCAGTTTTCTGAGCCAGACGATCGGCGGCATGGAGGACAAGAACGAATTCATCACGCGCCGCATGCTCCTCCTGCTGGAGGGCGAATGGCTGTACAACGAGAGTGGCTTCAATGATGCCCGGGTCCGTCTGCTCACGCAATATGTCGCCCCGAACATTCGGGCAGACCAGATCTGCATGTTTCTCCTCAATGACATCATACGCTACTGGCGGACGATCTGCGTAGATTTCGAATACAAGGTTCAAAGCGACAACAAGCCTCGCGAAATCAGGCTCATTAAGCTGCGCTTCTCACGCATGCTCCTGTTCTTTGCGGGTGTCATGGCCGTCGGAGCAACGCGCGGACTTGAGCGCGACGCGAAGATCGCAAAGCTGTCGGAGTTGCTGGCTCTGCCCGCTTACGAGCGCTTGACAATGCTCGCCGGCGACAAGGCAAGCCCTGCCCTTGAACTTTACGCAGGGTTTCTGCACGCTCTCGACGATCCTAAGGTACGCGAGGCGCTTTCCCAGCCCCAGTCAGCCGAAGCGGAATCTGAGGAGTACCAACGATTGAGAGCCCAGGCTCAGCAATTCCGGGGCAGTCTTCTCACGTTGCTGAAAAAACACTTTGGAACAGATAGCCCAACGGTCACAGCGCTCATGCTGTAA
- a CDS encoding DUF5131 family protein: MAKNSKIEWTTHTFNPWWGCVKMSPACKFCYAESWSKRLGKNVWGINSERRLFGPKHWAEPLAWNRAALVTGERPRVFCASMADVFEDRRDLDGERAKLWELIGETAGLDWLLLTKRPDLACQLTPWGDNWPDNVWIGTTTEDQQWADHRLSSLARIPAKVRFISAEPLLGPVRLGPWSQYIHWVITGGESGPNARPSSPSWFRALLNECMAADIPFHFKQWGDWAPGQGLNLSKARHAAAADGTTMLRIGKKSAGRLLDGEQWNGLPKVDRG; encoded by the coding sequence GTGGCGAAAAATTCCAAGATCGAGTGGACAACTCACACGTTCAACCCTTGGTGGGGTTGCGTAAAAATGTCCCCTGCCTGCAAGTTTTGCTACGCTGAAAGCTGGTCGAAGCGCCTCGGAAAGAACGTCTGGGGCATCAATTCCGAAAGGCGGCTTTTCGGCCCTAAGCATTGGGCGGAGCCGCTTGCCTGGAATCGTGCCGCCCTCGTCACTGGTGAGCGCCCACGCGTGTTTTGCGCGTCGATGGCAGATGTATTTGAAGACCGTCGAGATCTCGACGGCGAGCGCGCTAAGCTATGGGAACTTATTGGTGAAACTGCAGGCCTTGACTGGCTCCTCCTCACCAAACGTCCGGATCTAGCGTGTCAGCTAACGCCTTGGGGCGACAACTGGCCGGACAATGTCTGGATCGGTACAACGACCGAAGACCAACAATGGGCCGACCATCGGCTTTCGTCATTGGCGCGCATACCAGCTAAAGTCCGCTTTATATCAGCGGAACCACTGCTGGGACCAGTCAGGCTTGGCCCGTGGTCTCAATACATACACTGGGTCATCACCGGTGGGGAGAGCGGTCCCAATGCCAGGCCGTCGAGCCCGTCATGGTTTAGGGCACTATTAAACGAGTGCATGGCGGCCGATATACCGTTTCATTTTAAGCAATGGGGTGATTGGGCGCCTGGACAAGGGCTCAACTTGTCAAAGGCCAGGCATGCGGCGGCAGCTGACGGCACGACCATGTTACGAATAGGTAAAAAATCTGCAGGCCGTCTACTTGATGGGGAGCAATGGAACGGGCTCCCCAAAGTTGATCGCGGGTAG
- a CDS encoding three-Cys-motif partner protein TcmP, which translates to MAKKHYTWRTGEAPPIIGGHSLAKHRILDRYIRRYIEVCTATPVQERLNLTIIDGYCGGGRYRFNNRDVPGSPLVLLNAIAEAQEALNRTRPKGFEIRTEFVFVDLHRFHTDYLRAEIEASPFREQLDKTIHIWTDDFNDRVDDTISLVRKRSPQRGRSIWLLDQYGWSDVAFGSMRKILGQLEKAEIFLTFSVDSLIDYMSETRLEQRSYRDVNLDPGFISELTTEKGEGPGWRTLIQNTLYQHLKQQTGAEFYSPFFIHSPDAHRSYWFLHLSRHREARNVIGNIHWQENTISLHHGGAGLQALGFANAAHPDQLLLPYTFDTHSRSLSHKVLMEQIPYKIRAAIDSDIAPSLETLFGNHCNDTPVTREIFEEVLISLRDEGEIRIEDDLGKVKPRTQTVAWTDRIMPSRQPSLFSRLNSNFLTSRSQP; encoded by the coding sequence ATGGCGAAGAAACACTATACTTGGCGAACGGGCGAAGCACCGCCCATAATCGGCGGTCACAGCCTTGCAAAGCATCGCATCTTGGATCGATATATCCGGCGCTATATCGAGGTTTGCACGGCCACGCCGGTTCAAGAGAGGCTAAATCTTACCATCATCGATGGCTACTGTGGCGGTGGCAGGTATCGCTTCAACAATCGCGACGTGCCGGGCTCTCCTCTCGTCCTCTTGAATGCGATTGCAGAAGCACAGGAAGCCCTGAACCGCACGCGTCCGAAGGGCTTCGAGATACGCACCGAGTTCGTGTTCGTGGATCTCCATCGCTTCCACACCGACTATCTTCGTGCGGAGATTGAAGCCTCCCCCTTCAGGGAGCAACTCGACAAGACCATTCATATATGGACCGACGATTTCAACGACCGGGTCGACGACACGATCAGTCTCGTGCGGAAGCGATCGCCGCAGCGGGGAAGGTCGATCTGGCTCCTCGATCAATATGGCTGGAGCGATGTCGCGTTCGGATCGATGCGCAAGATTCTTGGCCAGTTGGAGAAGGCCGAAATCTTTCTGACCTTCAGTGTCGACAGCCTTATCGACTACATGAGCGAGACGCGACTCGAGCAACGTAGCTATCGGGATGTCAATCTTGACCCGGGCTTCATCTCGGAACTGACCACCGAAAAGGGTGAAGGCCCGGGCTGGCGGACTCTGATCCAAAACACGCTTTACCAGCACCTCAAGCAGCAGACCGGTGCGGAGTTCTATTCCCCCTTCTTTATTCACTCGCCTGATGCACACAGAAGTTACTGGTTTCTGCACCTTTCTCGTCACCGCGAGGCGCGAAACGTGATCGGCAACATCCACTGGCAGGAAAACACTATCTCGCTCCATCATGGAGGTGCAGGCCTGCAAGCTCTTGGCTTTGCCAATGCGGCTCATCCCGACCAGCTTCTGCTACCCTACACTTTCGATACTCATTCCAGGAGCCTGTCTCACAAGGTACTGATGGAACAAATCCCTTATAAGATTCGAGCTGCTATTGATTCGGACATTGCTCCCTCCCTAGAGACGCTGTTCGGCAATCATTGCAACGACACACCCGTCACCCGTGAAATCTTCGAGGAGGTCTTGATCTCCCTGCGAGACGAGGGCGAAATCCGGATCGAAGACGACCTGGGCAAGGTCAAGCCACGCACACAAACGGTCGCTTGGACCGACCGGATCATGCCCTCGCGCCAACCTTCCCTGTTCAGCCGTTTGAATTCAAACTTCCTAACAAGCAGGAGCCAACCCTAG
- a CDS encoding HD domain-containing protein, with protein MDTVWRDDDGWERLPLFPELPPSPPLLVDAEERVFADPFLAELAHTRPLQRLKNIGFLGALDYIRTPNGADLHRRRHNRYDHSLGVAELALLYADIRGLNRYESRILAAAGILHDIGHGPLSHTLEPVFNANFGINHHKAGTAILDGKTGLGSEIQEIMRAYKIDLDEVVAMVDGTHTGAHAFLFSSPINLDTIEGISRSRLFAAKATRPFNPKRLVALIAAEAAWPAKAADEFWRLKDSVYNMIIHHPSGLLFDGLAQAYMFLEIEQFRPSNFLWNEEQLRNRQPRLFSIFAWARSSKRRALHRLSEKSPKILEHAVKAPIRHFSVNESTSVCTAADLSKRYVQTKLSRNISIAELVGENMMTEAATA; from the coding sequence GTGGATACCGTTTGGCGGGATGATGATGGCTGGGAGCGACTCCCGCTTTTTCCTGAGCTCCCCCCCAGCCCACCACTGCTAGTGGACGCAGAAGAGCGTGTTTTTGCCGATCCGTTCTTGGCTGAACTTGCCCATACGCGCCCATTGCAAAGGCTGAAGAACATCGGCTTTCTCGGCGCGCTCGATTATATCCGGACACCCAATGGCGCAGATTTGCATCGTCGGCGTCACAATCGGTATGATCACTCACTCGGTGTGGCCGAGCTAGCACTGCTCTACGCTGATATTCGCGGGCTAAACCGGTATGAGAGCCGAATTTTAGCGGCTGCAGGTATTCTGCACGATATAGGTCACGGGCCGCTGTCCCACACGCTCGAGCCAGTGTTCAACGCCAACTTTGGCATAAATCACCACAAGGCCGGAACGGCTATTCTGGATGGGAAGACCGGCCTTGGCTCGGAAATCCAGGAGATAATGCGGGCCTACAAGATCGATCTCGACGAGGTCGTGGCGATGGTAGACGGTACGCATACCGGGGCCCATGCCTTCCTCTTTAGCAGTCCCATCAATCTCGATACCATTGAGGGTATCAGCCGCTCGAGGCTTTTTGCAGCCAAAGCGACACGCCCGTTCAATCCAAAGCGGTTGGTGGCGTTGATTGCAGCGGAAGCAGCATGGCCTGCCAAGGCTGCGGATGAATTCTGGCGGCTGAAGGATAGCGTCTACAACATGATCATCCATCACCCGAGCGGCCTGTTGTTTGATGGCCTCGCGCAAGCCTATATGTTTCTCGAAATCGAACAATTCCGACCCAGTAATTTTCTCTGGAATGAAGAACAACTGCGCAATCGTCAGCCTCGCTTGTTCAGCATCTTTGCTTGGGCCCGGTCGTCCAAGCGCCGTGCTCTACATCGTTTATCCGAGAAGAGCCCGAAAATCTTGGAGCACGCTGTAAAAGCGCCTATTCGACATTTTTCAGTGAACGAAAGTACGTCAGTTTGCACAGCCGCCGACCTTAGCAAACGCTACGTTCAAACCAAGCTAAGCAGAAACATATCAATTGCGGAACTTGTGGGGGAAAACATGATGACTGAGGCCGCGACGGCATGA
- a CDS encoding ParB/RepB/Spo0J family partition protein produces MSKKNANFAADLVAGIAPASQSPTPRRTGIGSSVLTGRESRLAELASGSVVSRTHELVDPARCRMWVGHNREYALLDEDRCADLIESMKAQGKQEMPAIVRRVKGEADYDYEVICGARRHWTITWLRAHNYPDFRFLIDVRDLTDEEAFRLADIENRARDDLTDLERARDYLRALDAYYEGSQKLMAERINVSQSWLSRYLDLARLPRELMVAFSRPQDLRIKHVTAIKPLLKPEDRRERVFAQAAQLAEREKGAEQPTPVPDIIRALALAADPPKKSGSPKRSGKAQTVRSEDGKPLLKIETFDGKGIKLTLLPRGGGTRAEAEAALKDLLEQHWL; encoded by the coding sequence GTGAGCAAGAAGAACGCGAATTTTGCAGCCGATCTGGTGGCTGGAATTGCGCCAGCTTCCCAATCTCCGACGCCGCGTCGAACCGGTATCGGTTCGAGCGTTCTGACAGGCCGAGAGAGCCGTCTCGCCGAGCTTGCCTCCGGAAGCGTCGTGTCGCGCACGCACGAGCTCGTTGACCCGGCGCGCTGCCGGATGTGGGTAGGTCACAACCGCGAATATGCGCTTCTTGACGAGGATCGGTGCGCGGATCTTATCGAAAGCATGAAGGCACAGGGCAAGCAGGAGATGCCTGCGATCGTACGTCGGGTTAAGGGCGAAGCGGACTACGACTACGAGGTGATTTGTGGCGCGCGGCGGCACTGGACGATCACCTGGCTACGTGCACATAACTACCCCGATTTCCGCTTCCTGATCGACGTTCGTGATCTGACCGATGAAGAAGCCTTCCGGCTTGCTGATATCGAGAACCGCGCACGCGATGATCTTACCGATCTGGAGCGCGCTCGCGATTATCTGCGTGCGCTGGATGCCTACTACGAAGGCAGCCAGAAGCTCATGGCCGAACGGATCAACGTCTCCCAGAGCTGGTTGAGCCGTTATCTTGATCTGGCACGGTTGCCGCGCGAATTGATGGTTGCTTTTTCGCGCCCCCAGGATTTGAGGATCAAGCACGTCACGGCGATCAAGCCTCTCTTGAAGCCGGAGGATCGTCGCGAGCGGGTATTTGCTCAGGCGGCGCAGCTCGCCGAACGCGAGAAGGGCGCTGAGCAGCCGACGCCCGTTCCGGACATCATTCGTGCTCTGGCCCTTGCAGCCGATCCCCCCAAGAAGTCAGGATCCCCCAAAAGGTCAGGAAAGGCGCAAACGGTCCGTTCTGAGGACGGCAAGCCGCTTTTGAAGATCGAGACTTTCGATGGCAAAGGCATCAAGTTGACGCTGCTGCCGCGGGGAGGGGGCACACGAGCCGAAGCTGAAGCCGCCTTGAAAGACTTGCTTGAACAACACTGGTTATAG
- a CDS encoding thermonuclease family protein, with translation MLLFILAAAGFNCSSPKIHDGDTLRCERERIRIADIDAPELPGSPSCSRTKRLAHWCDYALGKASRDALIRFVGNAPVTITRLGTDRYGRTLARVSVRGRDVGQFLVSQRLARAWR, from the coding sequence ATGCTTTTGTTTATCCTCGCGGCAGCCGGCTTCAACTGCTCCTCTCCCAAAATCCACGACGGAGACACTCTTCGGTGTGAACGTGAGCGCATTCGAATAGCCGACATCGATGCCCCAGAATTACCCGGATCACCCTCCTGCTCGCGGACGAAGCGTTTGGCGCATTGGTGTGATTATGCCCTCGGCAAAGCGAGTCGAGACGCCCTGATCCGCTTTGTAGGAAATGCGCCCGTTACCATAACACGGCTAGGTACAGATCGGTATGGCCGTACGCTTGCTCGAGTTTCAGTCCGCGGGCGAGACGTGGGCCAATTCCTCGTCTCGCAACGCCTGGCACGAGCGTGGCGTTGA
- the tnpA gene encoding IS66-like element accessory protein TnpA → MGQITVMTGPERRRRWRDEERFQILAEAFAPGACVADVARRRDVSTSLIYTWRRNLRREQAEGASLPMVEAAFAQAVLAEDEKVDGCDRCGVITVELGEGRRVRISAEAPAALVTATLKALR, encoded by the coding sequence ATGGGGCAGATCACGGTAATGACGGGGCCGGAGCGTCGGCGTCGGTGGCGGGACGAGGAGCGGTTCCAGATCCTGGCCGAGGCCTTCGCGCCGGGCGCATGTGTCGCGGACGTGGCCCGGCGGCGGGACGTATCGACCAGCCTGATCTACACCTGGCGGCGCAATCTGCGACGTGAACAGGCCGAAGGGGCATCCCTTCCGATGGTAGAGGCAGCCTTTGCCCAAGCGGTCCTCGCCGAGGACGAGAAGGTGGACGGCTGTGATCGGTGCGGCGTGATCACCGTCGAACTGGGCGAAGGCCGGCGCGTTCGCATTTCGGCTGAAGCTCCCGCTGCACTGGTCACCGCGACCTTGAAGGCGCTGCGGTGA